The Candidatus Eisenbacteria bacterium genome includes the window TGGGACACACGCTCGCCGTGCACAACGGAAACAAGTTCATCCCGGTGTATATCACCGAGAACATGGTGGGGCACAAGCTCGGCGAGTTCGCGCCGACGCGGATCTTCCGCGGGCATGGCTCCCACGTGGAAAAGACGACGACTCCGGCTGGCGCACCCGTCGGCGCGCCGCCCGCGAAATAGCGACATGGAAGCGAAAGCGATCGCCAAATACGTCCGGGTCACCCCGCGCAAGGCGGATCAG containing:
- the rpsS gene encoding 30S ribosomal protein S19, with the translated sequence MSRSVKKGPFVEPKLLKKLEALNKVNERRVLKTWARRSTISPEFVGHTLAVHNGNKFIPVYITENMVGHKLGEFAPTRIFRGHGSHVEKTTTPAGAPVGAPPAK